One genomic region from Prionailurus bengalensis isolate Pbe53 chromosome C1, Fcat_Pben_1.1_paternal_pri, whole genome shotgun sequence encodes:
- the LOC122479531 gene encoding small cysteine and glycine repeat-containing protein 7-like, translating into MGCCGCGSCGGCGGCGGGCGGCSSGCGGCGGCGGGCGGGCGSCTTCRCYRVGCCSSCCPCCCGCCGGCCSVPVVCCCRRSCGCGSCGCGSCGCGKGCCQQKCCCQQTCCCKKQCCS; encoded by the coding sequence ATGGGGTGCTGTGGCTGCGGAAGTTGCGGTGgctgcggcggctgcggcggTGGCTGCGGCGGCTGCAGTAGTGGCTGCGGTGgctgcggcggctgcggcggcggctgcggcggcggctgcggcagCTGCACCACCTGCAGGTGCTACCGGGTGGGCTGCTGCTCCAGCTGCTGTCCCTGCTGCTGCGGCTGCTGCGGGGGCTGCTGCAGCGTCCCCGTGgtctgctgctgccgccgctcgTGTGGCTGCGGCTCGTGTGGCTGCGGCTCGTGTGGCTGCGGGAAGGGCTGCTGCCAGCAGAAGTGCTGTTGTCAGCAGACGTGCTGTTGCAAGAAGCAGTGCTGCAGCTAG
- the LOC122479532 gene encoding small cysteine and glycine repeat-containing protein 7-like, with product MGCCGCGSCGGCGGCGGCSSGCGGCGGGCGGCGGGCGSCTTCRCYRVGCCSSCCPCCCGCCGGCCSVPVVCCCRRSCGCGSCGCGKGCCQQKCCCQQKCCCKKQCCS from the coding sequence ATGGGGTGCTGTGGCTGCGGAAGTTGCGGTGgctgcggcggctgcggcggctgcAGTAGTGGCTGCGGTGGCTGCGGCGGTGGCTGTGGTggctgcggcggcggctgcggcagCTGCACCACCTGCAGGTGCTACCGGGTGGGCTGCTGCTCCAGCTGCTGTCCCTGCTGCTGCGGCTGCTGCGGGGGCTGCTGCAGCGTCCCCGTGgtctgctgctgccgccgctcgTGTGGCTGCGGCTCGTGCGGCTGCGGGAAGGGCTGCTGCCAGCAGAAGTGCTGTTGTCAGCAGAAGTGCTGTTGCAAGAAGCAGTGCTGCAGCTAG